The Pyxicephalus adspersus chromosome 1, UCB_Pads_2.0, whole genome shotgun sequence sequence CAGTTTGGGTGTTCCCAAGTTCAAAAAAATCCTACAGAGTATAACTACAACCAAATGCAAAACTACCCAGAAGCAATGTGTTTAAATGATGTGCTTGAGAGCCGTGCCATTGATAGCTACCTGTCTCTTATTGAATCCCCACCTGAAATGTCATCTCCCAACATATCTGTAGAGTCAAATATCCCAGCTGAGAAGTTCAGCCCACTACTAAACCCGGCATGCAACCAGTTTGTAGATCATATGGCCCAGTCTTCTCCAAGTGTTTCCCCACCTTCGTGCCAGATCGATGCAAACAGGACAAGCCCACTGCAGATCGGTAAATCATTCTTCCACTGGCAGATTGAACAAGAGGAAAAGAAACTGGCCAATGTTTCCGAAGAGCAACTTCTCACCAAAGACACAGATGGTGATACGTAAGTAAATTTCAAGCCTGACATTTCTTTGTAAGATCACATGTTTTATAAAGACTTGTGACTCATTATATACTCCTATGTACCATAGGTACCTTCACATAACAGTTGCACAAGGAAAAAGAGCTCTGTCATATGTCCTGGCTTGCAAGATGGCAGCCCTCAATATGCTGGATGTTAAGGAGCACAATAACCAGGTAAGcagtaaagctttatttattgtacattatttatCTGTAGCTAGGTGTGTGGGCTAATGATGCCGATCTTTTCCTATTGAAATACGTAGTTCCTCTTTCTGATAAAAATATGACAGCCTGAAAAGTTAATTCGAAACTAGTCAGACGGGCATGTCATATCAGTATTTTATCACTGACAAAGTTCAAACTACCAGGCGTCATGCACATTGCCCTGCATGTTCTAGCTTTTATCATGTTATCCtaaattatctgttttttgtATTCCAGTTTCCTTGTACGTGTAAATTCCAAGCTTAAAGAGAAAGTGTAGCACATATTGTGTTCTTAGGTTGTAGGGACAGTAGATTGTAGAGAGTTTTaggtaaaagaatacaaaataggGGTACTTAAACCTTTCCTTAACTACTATTCTATATGACAAAATATCTGGAGCAACAGCCTTTAAATATAATGATTGATAATTACCCTTTATGGTGCCCAGTGTACCAGtgtccttttacattggtggtcaatataCAAGTGTCCTGTAACATTAGTAGTCAGTGAAGAAGACTCCTTACAATGAtggccagtctataattgtagCCAAAGGATCAGTCTGATATTTCTCTCTCATAAGCAACCTCTGGCAGAGCTTATTGTTTCACCTTGTTTAGAAAAGCGACACTAGAGAATGCTTTCAGTGGCTCAATAGGCATAAACCACATATATATTGGATCTTTATGGATAATTTCTCAAACACTGCATATTTCAAAGATTACTTATTTTAAGCTCATTTTCTTTCAGAGTGCCCTTCAGGTAGCTGTAGCTGCCAATCACCACCTGATAGTCCAAGATTTGATCAGCCTTGGGGCCCAAGTCAACACTACAGATTACTGGGGAAGAACTCCACTTCATGTCTGTGCTACAAAAGGGTACTCACAAGTTCTTCAGGTAAGATATAGGCTACAGGTGAATGTATTGTTCAGTACTGTAACCTATTATATTACGTGGTGCTTTCTAAATATTCATATCTGATAGTTCAGCCTTTTACAATATTTCTTGGTCAATGTTTACAATAAGTCAGTGAGTGTTTCCTTTCACATGCACAAACAGTAAAAATTGCACGCTCCTAAATGTTTCTTACTGAATACGTAAATACATAATATCCCTTTTGctcaaatgttttggtttttctGTTATTCCAGGCAATTCAAAAAGGCATTCTTGCAAGCAATCAATATATTGATGTGGACCAAACCAATTATGAAGGTAGGTGTAATGATAACATCTATATCTGTATGTTCCATTAAATGACCATATGCACATGCAATGATTTCTTGTTCCAGTACAACATTATAACCTACCACATAAAACCTACATGGACTCTAACTTATGTCCTATGTTTCATAGGTTTGACTCCTCTTCACTGTGCAGTACTTGCACACAATGCAATTGTCCAGCAACTGCAGATGTATCAGCAAAACTGTGTTCCTGCTACAGATGAACTTCTTATGAAGAACAAGGCAATGGTTGACACCGTTAAGACATTGCTCCAGATGGGTGCTTCTGTTGATGCCAAAGTAAGTTATGTTTTTACATGCTATGTTTTGTTGGCTATTTAGTCCTTGTTGTAATCTTTCATGTAAACCCATGGCCAGGCTATGGGCACTGTATCTGAACCTCATGCAAAAGAACTGTAGAGTACtgagaagaaaatattttgacCTACACAATACTGTCTTCAGGGCACTTGTGATTAATCATTACCACTGGGGtaacaatttgtgtttttttatatcctgGACATAGATGCTCATTGCATGCTATAAACaatgctttataaaatgtatttacaaatgcGATGCCTTTGCAATGGCAGCAAAATGTTGGAATAGAGACTTAcctatgtatttaatgtacaggatcGCAAAAGTGGACGCACTGCTTTGCACCTGGCCTGCGAAGAAGCAAACCTTGAACTGATGAGTCTCTTTTTGGAGTCGCCAAATAGTCTAAATTTCATCAATGCAAAGGTAAATATGCTCACTGTTCTAAATGTTCTTTTCGCCAGTAGTCCTTCTAtggtgtatttttaataattcattagcTAAGGGATAATGGATGTTTTAggaacaaaatagcaaaaaatgctgcaaaacactGCAAACAGCTCATTGCTCATTGTTTCCAGCAAAGAGGACATGTAATGTTTGCTTCTCCTGCTGCTAACGGCACCAGTCTCCTCCAAAGAAATAGCAGGCTGAAGAATctttagcatttattaaaattttgggATTCTGCACATGCATTCCTATTGAGGACCCATATGTCACTACACAATATAGTGATCATGGGCTAGTGAACTGAACCTTAGAACTCAATGGTAAGCAGGAATTTAACACCTCAAATTTAGAGCTTCTTCAACCAGCAATTTTCCATGATTACAGTGGAAATTGGGGTCACGGACAGTCAGAGATCCTAAAATGTTCATGCTGGGAACACTTATTTTAAACATTGATTTGACTTACAGAAGTCAGCTGTAAGTCTGGATTTTTTTGCTGGTTTTCTTTGCATATTCAAATATGGATGAAAGTGGTAGGAAACAGGCTGTTACTTAGCAAACGGAATTAACAAGCAAGAAAATTTTCCCTTGGCAAAGAATATCCAAGCACATTCAAGAGAATGTAAattcttttagaaagaaaaaaaaatggttatttttgcatttaaaaatgtgaaaattctttttccttttttaggccTATAATGGAAACGCAGCATTGCATATTGCAGCAAGTTTGCAGCACAGAAGAGCTCATGTTGGAGCTGTAAAACTTTTGATGAGAAAAGGGGCTGATCCAAGTGCTCGGAACCTAGAAAATGAGCAGCCAGTACATCTTGTATCTGATGGACCAGTAGGCGAGGAGGTAAGACTTTCCTGCATTAATTTTAGGGAGCACTAGATTTCCCATGTGCTCAGTGTTCCTCCCTGTACCCCAGTTCTTGTTTGTACTCTTTAGCTTGCAGACTGTTAACTAggcctattttttgttttggttcatatttttacttattaaaactttctttttattttttttttttatcttttacagatTAGACGTGTTCTCAAAGGGAAATCCGTGCAGCAGCGTTCACCATCTTATTAAGCTCCCGCAAAATCCACTTCCATACTCTCGCCAGTTAGGCGGTCTTTAATTATGTAAATAGGTTTGTCTTAGTCAAGGACAAATGAAAGTTGGTTTCTGTGAAACCGTATAATTGTGTTGGCTATTGTGTAGCCACCTTAATACAACTCCTGACAgtaataaaactgttatttttctatatatttttctttttattttatactttagtgGATTGGGAGCATTTATTTTCTACTACAACTACAAAACATTCCGAAtatcttctactttttttttttttttttggaacta is a genomic window containing:
- the NFKBIZ gene encoding NF-kappa-B inhibitor zeta — encoded protein: MIVQQVIEDPRDFLEQDCMLNMDMIYFYAGSHSPVSEAASSPTHSLCSAPGSPASDSEGSLSASWPRSRKAGQGNGIGRQSKGNFQGVRVRNPVRELLNQLRNKVNNGTLDCQKIQSHEQYAELKNILNRKRSIEYMSDAPDAKKPCHYQSSSFLTPPSSPKSCDIMDESPKCENGTDSNVDPLQSIMKLKHKSNPVSLNTVLVNWTNTPEQFYHDVPVAQTFSPPPANQAFSNCSPQHKNDQYQFGCSQVQKNPTEYNYNQMQNYPEAMCLNDVLESRAIDSYLSLIESPPEMSSPNISVESNIPAEKFSPLLNPACNQFVDHMAQSSPSVSPPSCQIDANRTSPLQIGKSFFHWQIEQEEKKLANVSEEQLLTKDTDGDTYLHITVAQGKRALSYVLACKMAALNMLDVKEHNNQSALQVAVAANHHLIVQDLISLGAQVNTTDYWGRTPLHVCATKGYSQVLQAIQKGILASNQYIDVDQTNYEGLTPLHCAVLAHNAIVQQLQMYQQNCVPATDELLMKNKAMVDTVKTLLQMGASVDAKDRKSGRTALHLACEEANLELMSLFLESPNSLNFINAKAYNGNAALHIAASLQHRRAHVGAVKLLMRKGADPSARNLENEQPVHLVSDGPVGEEIRRVLKGKSVQQRSPSY